A genome region from Acidimicrobiales bacterium includes the following:
- a CDS encoding DNA-directed RNA polymerase subunit beta' yields the protein MLDVNDFDQIRIGLATADAIRNWSHGEVKKPETINYRTLRPEKDGLFCERIFGPTKDWECYCGKYKRVRFRGIICERCGVEVTRSKVRRERMGHIELAAPVVHIWYLRGTRSWLAYLLMGTEPREELKAKQLEKVIYFAAYLVTHVDEERRHQDLPNLEAELASEVAEIERARDLEVERRLAALEAELAELEASGAKESELRARQRSVEKEVAAIRERAASEIALAQRALDELRDLFPRKIIEDELVWRELTARYGDYFEGGMGAEAIARLIERIDLDAEEQQLREAIDPADGRRPLSAQRKQKAIKRLRIVSAFNRRDADGRRINEPKAMILEAVPVIPPDLRPMVQLDGGRFATSDLNDLYRRVINRNNRLKRLLDLGAPEIIINNEKRMLQEAVDALFDNGRRGRPVTGPGNRPLKSLSDMLKGKQGRFRQNLLGKRVDYSGRSVIVVGPTLKLHQCGLPKQMALELFKPFVMKRLVDVELAPNIKSAKRMVERRRPQVWDVLDEVIKEHPVLLNRAPTLHRLGIQAFEPVLIEGKAIQIHPLVCTAFNADFDGDQMAVHLPLSAEAQAEARVLMLSANNILSPATGRPITVPTQDMVFGVYYLTLAVEGAKGEGRVFRRLDEVEAAYEAGDVALHAKIRLRRPAPDGEEPEEIETTPGRMFFNAALPEGFGYVNDVIGKRATSIGAIVERLAASYPKAVVAESLDRIKELGFRFATRSGLTISIDDVKTPPEKRAILDRYEKEAEKAEAQFKRGIITDDERRQKEIEIWTSANSEVGRAMERSLAKMAFNPLDMMVDSGARGNPQQVRQIAGMKGLVSNPRGEMIPRPIVSSFREGLSVLEYFISTHGARKGLADTALRTADSGYLTRRLVDVAQELIVREEDCGTARGIWIEDVAPDEPGRRRYLETRLYGRVLAEPVALSDGSRLETGTLLGDAEVSALAADPSVARVRVRSVLTCEAAYGVCAACYGQSLATGRLIELGEAVGVIAAQSIGEPGTQLTMRTFHTGGIVGEDITHGLPRVVELFEARTPKGAAVLARRSGVVRIEEDESGRRVVVVADDGTEEAHAVSPRAHLEVAEGQEVAAGDPLLEGPKDPKELLEIKGIRETQQYLVEEVQKVYRDQGVSIHDKHIELIVRQMLRRVLVAESGDSPFLPGERIDAQRYAQVNRELVQEGRRPAEGRPELMGITKASLATDSWLSAASFQETTRVLTEAAIEGRSDQLLGLKENIIIGKLIPAGSGFSRYRSVEVETPEAQRMAFWSSDLAEPGAEELAAWLRNVEGSPFGGLAPVGEGGEPNPGQAGGETPASDGELPEAGEGAS from the coding sequence GTGCTCGACGTCAACGACTTCGACCAGATCCGCATCGGCCTCGCGACCGCCGACGCGATCCGAAACTGGTCGCACGGCGAGGTCAAGAAGCCCGAGACGATCAACTACCGGACGCTTCGGCCGGAGAAGGACGGGCTGTTCTGCGAGCGCATCTTCGGTCCGACGAAGGACTGGGAGTGCTACTGCGGCAAGTACAAGCGCGTCCGCTTCCGCGGCATCATCTGCGAGCGCTGCGGCGTCGAGGTGACGCGCTCGAAGGTGCGCCGGGAGCGGATGGGGCACATCGAGCTCGCCGCGCCGGTCGTGCACATCTGGTACCTGCGGGGGACGCGCTCGTGGCTCGCGTACCTCCTCATGGGGACCGAGCCGCGCGAGGAGCTCAAGGCGAAGCAGCTCGAGAAGGTCATCTACTTCGCCGCCTACCTCGTGACCCACGTCGACGAGGAGCGCCGGCACCAGGACCTCCCGAACCTCGAGGCCGAGCTCGCCTCCGAGGTCGCCGAGATCGAGCGCGCCCGCGACCTCGAGGTGGAGCGCCGTCTCGCCGCGCTCGAGGCCGAGCTCGCCGAGCTCGAGGCGTCCGGGGCGAAGGAGTCGGAGCTGCGCGCTCGCCAGCGCTCGGTCGAGAAGGAGGTCGCGGCGATCCGCGAGCGCGCCGCGTCCGAGATCGCCCTCGCCCAGCGCGCGCTCGACGAGCTTCGCGACCTGTTCCCGCGCAAGATCATCGAGGACGAGCTCGTCTGGCGGGAGCTCACCGCCCGCTACGGGGACTACTTCGAGGGCGGGATGGGCGCGGAGGCGATCGCGCGCCTCATCGAGCGCATCGACCTCGACGCCGAGGAGCAGCAGCTGCGCGAGGCGATCGACCCGGCGGACGGGCGGCGTCCGCTGTCGGCGCAGCGCAAGCAGAAGGCGATCAAGCGGCTCCGCATCGTCTCCGCCTTCAACCGACGCGACGCCGACGGGCGGCGGATCAACGAGCCGAAGGCCATGATCCTCGAGGCCGTCCCGGTCATCCCGCCGGACCTGCGCCCGATGGTCCAGCTCGACGGCGGCCGCTTCGCCACGTCGGACCTGAACGACCTCTACCGGCGCGTCATCAACCGCAACAACCGGCTGAAGCGTCTGCTCGACCTCGGGGCGCCCGAGATCATCATCAACAACGAGAAGCGCATGCTGCAGGAGGCGGTCGACGCCCTGTTCGACAACGGCCGGCGGGGCCGACCGGTGACGGGACCGGGCAACCGGCCGCTCAAGAGCCTGTCGGACATGCTGAAGGGCAAGCAGGGGCGCTTCCGCCAGAACCTGCTCGGCAAGCGGGTCGACTACTCGGGCCGCTCGGTGATCGTCGTCGGGCCGACGCTCAAGCTGCACCAGTGCGGCCTCCCCAAGCAGATGGCGCTCGAGCTGTTCAAGCCCTTCGTCATGAAGCGGCTCGTCGACGTCGAGCTCGCCCCGAACATCAAGTCCGCGAAGCGAATGGTGGAGCGGCGGCGGCCGCAGGTCTGGGACGTCCTCGACGAGGTCATCAAGGAGCATCCCGTCCTGCTCAACCGGGCGCCGACGCTGCACCGGCTCGGCATCCAGGCCTTCGAGCCGGTCCTCATCGAGGGCAAGGCGATCCAGATCCACCCGCTCGTGTGCACCGCCTTCAACGCCGACTTCGACGGCGACCAGATGGCCGTGCACCTGCCGCTGTCCGCGGAGGCCCAGGCCGAGGCGCGGGTGCTCATGCTCTCGGCGAACAACATCCTCTCGCCGGCGACGGGGCGCCCGATCACGGTCCCGACCCAGGACATGGTCTTCGGCGTCTACTACCTCACCTTGGCCGTCGAGGGCGCGAAGGGCGAGGGCAGGGTCTTCCGGCGCCTCGACGAGGTGGAGGCGGCCTACGAGGCGGGGGACGTCGCGCTGCACGCCAAGATCAGGCTCCGCCGACCGGCACCCGACGGCGAGGAGCCCGAGGAGATCGAGACGACGCCCGGCCGGATGTTCTTCAACGCCGCGCTGCCGGAGGGCTTCGGCTACGTGAACGACGTCATCGGCAAGCGGGCGACGTCGATCGGTGCGATCGTCGAGCGCCTCGCGGCCTCCTACCCGAAGGCGGTCGTCGCCGAGAGCCTCGACCGCATCAAGGAGCTCGGGTTCCGCTTCGCGACGCGCTCGGGGCTCACGATCTCGATCGACGACGTGAAGACCCCGCCGGAGAAGCGAGCCATCCTCGACCGCTACGAGAAGGAGGCGGAGAAGGCCGAGGCGCAGTTCAAGCGCGGGATCATCACCGACGACGAGCGCCGCCAGAAGGAGATCGAGATCTGGACCTCGGCCAACAGCGAGGTCGGGCGCGCGATGGAGCGGAGCCTCGCGAAGATGGCCTTCAACCCGCTCGACATGATGGTCGACTCGGGCGCGCGCGGGAACCCCCAGCAGGTGCGCCAGATCGCCGGCATGAAGGGCCTCGTCTCCAACCCGCGCGGCGAGATGATCCCCCGGCCGATCGTGTCGTCGTTCCGCGAGGGCCTCTCGGTGCTCGAGTACTTCATCTCCACCCACGGCGCCCGCAAGGGGCTCGCCGACACGGCCCTGCGGACGGCGGACTCGGGGTACCTCACGCGCCGACTCGTCGACGTCGCCCAGGAGCTCATCGTGCGCGAGGAGGACTGCGGCACGGCGCGGGGGATCTGGATCGAGGACGTCGCCCCGGACGAGCCGGGGCGCCGCCGCTACCTCGAGACCCGCCTGTACGGCCGGGTCCTCGCCGAGCCCGTGGCCCTGAGCGACGGGTCGCGCCTCGAGACGGGGACGCTGCTCGGCGACGCCGAGGTGTCGGCGCTCGCGGCCGATCCCTCCGTCGCCCGGGTGCGGGTCCGCTCGGTCCTCACCTGCGAGGCCGCCTACGGCGTCTGCGCCGCCTGCTACGGCCAGTCGCTCGCGACCGGTCGGCTCATCGAGCTCGGCGAGGCCGTCGGCGTCATCGCCGCCCAGTCGATCGGCGAGCCGGGTACCCAGCTCACGATGCGCACCTTCCACACCGGCGGCATCGTCGGCGAGGACATCACCCACGGCCTGCCTCGCGTCGTCGAGCTCTTCGAGGCGCGCACGCCCAAGGGCGCCGCGGTCCTCGCCCGGCGCTCGGGCGTCGTCCGCATCGAGGAGGACGAGTCGGGCCGGCGCGTCGTCGTCGTGGCCGACGACGGGACCGAGGAGGCCCACGCCGTGTCGCCTCGCGCGCACCTCGAGGTGGCCGAGGGCCAGGAGGTCGCCGCCGGGGACCCGCTCCTCGAGGGCCCGAAGGACCCGAAGGAGCTGCTCGAGATCAAGGGGATCCGCGAGACGCAGCAGTACCTCGTCGAGGAGGTCCAGAAGGTCTACCGGGACCAGGGCGTCTCGATCCACGACAAGCACATCGAGCTCATCGTGCGCCAGATGCTGCGCCGCGTCCTCGTCGCCGAGTCCGGCGACAGCCCGTTCCTGCCCGGTGAGCGCATCGACGCCCAGCGGTACGCGCAGGTCAACCGGGAGCTCGTCCAGGAGGGGCGCCGACCGGCCGAGGGCCGTCCCGAGCTGATGGGCATCACGAAGGCGTCGCTCGCCACCGACTCGTGGCTCTCGGCCGCCTCGTTCCAGGAGACGACGAGAGTCCTCACGGAGGCGGCGATCGAGGGCCGTTCCGATCAGCTGCTCGGCCTGAAGGAGAACATCATCATCGGCAAGCTCATCCCAGCGGGCTCGGGGTTCAGCCGGTACCGCAGCGTGGAGGTGGAGACCCCCGAGGCCCAGCGGATGGCCTTCTGGTCGTCGGACCTCGCGGAGCCCGGCGCCGAGGAGCTCGCGGCGTGGCTGCGCAACGTCGAGGGCTCCCCCTTCGGCGGCCTCGCGCCGGTGGGGGAGGGCGGGGAGCCCAACCCCGGCCAGGCGGGCGGCGAGACGCCTGCCTCCGACGGCGAGCTGCCCGAGGCGGGCGAGGGAGCGAGCTAG
- a CDS encoding DHA2 family efflux MFS transporter permease subunit: MLEHLEVEDEPPGEVSARRARGLSALLREPGRPEWLRRHPKAHLFALGTVCIGAFMGQLDASIVTVALPSLQRAFDASVGAVTWVGLSYLLVLVTMVTAVGRVADTVGRKLLYSYGFVVFTLGSGLCALAPSLLSLDLFRVLQALGAAMLQANSVAIIYLALPKESLGRGIGVQGAAQALGLALGPAVGGALLAAGGWRLIFSVNVPVGIVAIVASRFLLPRSRHLQASARFDWLGLVLFVPATAALLLAVSYGDEWGWASPAILVLLVTAVAAAIAFVRRERSARDPLLDLTLFERPAFSIGIAGGVLAFVVLFGVLFVIPFFLEHGRHLSPAGTGLELAALPLALGLTAPFAGRLADRVGPRPLTVSGMAISAAVLAVVGLTRPATGPLVAALALLGVGAGLFIAPNSASVMASAPKVQAGVASGVLNMSRGTGTALGLALTGLVYTLAGATGTAHVPSGFSAAAFFLAAVAAAAAVLTALERGARRPAGAPAALEL, encoded by the coding sequence GTGCTGGAGCACCTCGAGGTGGAGGACGAACCGCCAGGCGAGGTGTCGGCGCGTCGCGCGCGCGGGCTGTCGGCCCTGCTGCGCGAACCCGGACGCCCCGAGTGGCTCCGGCGGCACCCCAAGGCCCACCTGTTCGCCCTCGGGACGGTCTGCATCGGCGCCTTCATGGGCCAGCTCGACGCGAGCATCGTGACCGTCGCCCTACCGAGCCTCCAGCGCGCCTTCGACGCGAGCGTCGGCGCCGTCACCTGGGTCGGCCTCAGCTACCTCCTCGTGCTCGTGACGATGGTCACGGCCGTCGGGCGCGTCGCCGACACGGTCGGACGCAAGCTCCTCTACAGCTACGGCTTCGTCGTCTTCACGCTCGGCTCGGGGCTGTGCGCCCTCGCGCCGAGCCTGCTCAGCCTCGACCTCTTCCGCGTCCTCCAGGCGCTCGGCGCCGCGATGCTGCAGGCGAACAGCGTCGCCATCATCTACCTCGCGCTCCCCAAGGAGTCGCTCGGCCGAGGCATCGGCGTGCAGGGCGCCGCGCAGGCGCTCGGCCTTGCTCTCGGTCCGGCGGTCGGGGGCGCGCTCCTCGCCGCCGGGGGGTGGCGGCTCATCTTCTCCGTCAACGTGCCGGTCGGCATCGTGGCGATCGTCGCCTCCCGCTTCCTCCTGCCGCGCAGCCGCCACCTCCAGGCCAGCGCCCGGTTCGACTGGCTCGGCCTCGTGCTCTTCGTGCCGGCGACCGCCGCGCTGCTCCTCGCCGTCTCCTACGGCGACGAGTGGGGCTGGGCCTCGCCGGCAATCCTCGTGCTCCTCGTCACGGCGGTGGCGGCCGCGATCGCCTTCGTCCGCCGGGAGCGGAGCGCGCGCGACCCGCTCCTCGACCTCACGCTCTTCGAGCGGCCTGCATTCAGCATCGGCATCGCCGGCGGCGTGCTCGCCTTCGTCGTCCTCTTCGGCGTGCTCTTCGTCATCCCCTTCTTCCTCGAGCACGGCCGGCACCTGTCCCCTGCCGGTACCGGCCTCGAGCTCGCCGCGCTGCCCCTCGCGCTCGGGCTGACGGCGCCGTTCGCCGGCCGTCTCGCGGACCGCGTCGGACCTCGACCGCTCACCGTGAGCGGCATGGCGATCTCAGCCGCCGTGCTCGCCGTCGTCGGCCTCACGCGCCCGGCCACCGGGCCCCTCGTCGCCGCCCTCGCCCTCCTCGGGGTGGGCGCTGGCCTGTTCATCGCGCCGAACTCGGCCTCCGTCATGGCCTCGGCGCCCAAGGTGCAGGCAGGCGTGGCGAGCGGGGTCCTCAACATGTCGCGCGGGACCGGCACCGCGCTCGGCCTCGCCCTCACGGGCCTCGTGTACACGCTGGCGGGTGCGACGGGGACGGCGCACGTCCCGAGCGGCTTCAGCGCCGCCGCCTTCTTCCTCGCCGCCGTCGCCGCCGCGGCGGCGGTGCTCACCGCGCTCGAGCGCGGGGCGCGCCGGCCTGCCGGCGCGCCCGCTGCGCTCGAGCTCTAG
- a CDS encoding LysR substrate-binding domain-containing protein: MDIRRLTIFLAVVDEGGFTAAAAALGMSQPAVSQAVRELERELSTELFHRLGRGVRLTPAGEALVAPARRALRDLAAGRAAVDEVVGGRAGRLDLACLPTLAVDPVAPLVGAFRRSFPEVTVVLAAPEDAAELAELVRSGRCEVGITEAEAAAGLVAHGLAAQDFLVAAPPGAPLASPVALAGLAGRPLVAAPPGSSTRRLVDEAFARAGVRPSIAVEAAQREALLPLIAAGAGTGVLPRPLAEVAARLGCVVATPDPPIVRRVALVQRDAPLTPAARRFLELALGRLPASATARRRAQRFGEPGP, encoded by the coding sequence ATGGACATCCGGCGACTCACCATCTTCCTCGCCGTGGTCGACGAGGGTGGCTTCACCGCGGCCGCCGCGGCGCTCGGGATGTCGCAGCCCGCCGTGTCCCAGGCGGTGCGCGAGCTCGAGCGCGAGCTGTCGACCGAGCTCTTCCACCGCCTCGGGCGCGGCGTCCGACTCACGCCCGCCGGGGAGGCGCTCGTCGCGCCGGCGCGGCGCGCGCTGCGCGACCTGGCGGCCGGGCGGGCAGCCGTCGACGAGGTCGTCGGCGGGCGCGCCGGCCGCCTCGACCTCGCCTGCCTGCCCACGCTCGCCGTCGACCCCGTCGCACCGCTCGTCGGTGCCTTCCGCCGGTCGTTCCCGGAGGTCACCGTCGTGCTCGCCGCGCCGGAGGACGCCGCGGAGCTCGCCGAGCTCGTCCGCTCGGGGCGTTGCGAGGTGGGGATCACCGAGGCCGAGGCGGCCGCCGGCCTCGTCGCCCACGGGCTCGCGGCCCAGGACTTCCTCGTGGCCGCGCCGCCCGGCGCGCCGCTCGCCTCCCCGGTCGCGCTGGCCGGGCTCGCCGGGCGCCCCCTCGTGGCCGCGCCGCCCGGCTCCTCGACGCGCCGCCTCGTCGACGAGGCCTTCGCTCGCGCGGGCGTCCGACCGTCCATCGCCGTCGAGGCGGCCCAGCGCGAGGCGCTGCTGCCGCTCATCGCCGCGGGCGCCGGCACGGGGGTGCTGCCGCGGCCGCTCGCCGAGGTCGCCGCGCGTCTCGGCTGCGTCGTGGCGACGCCGGACCCCCCGATCGTGCGGCGCGTCGCCCTCGTGCAGCGAGACGCCCCGCTCACCCCCGCGGCCCGCCGGTTCCTGGAGCTCGCCCTCGGGCGCCTGCCCGCCTCGGCGACCGCTCGCCGGCGAGCGCAGCGGTTCGGGGAGCCGGGTCCCTAA
- a CDS encoding sulfotransferase, with the protein MQLIGAGLPRTATLSQKIALEMLGLRPCYHMVDVLADLGRARRWTELLEGGGGWDEVFAGYEATVDWPGAFFYRELIEVYPDAKVLLSVRDGAAWERSMLDTIWGVLYGDSLMRDLSSARARVDAAWRDYLELMERMWQKSGLLGCEDGSGTGSMARAMERYNAEVRASVPADRLLVWSVADGWAPLCEFLEVPVPDSPFPRVNDSAAFADRIIDSSLALLCDWRLPDGRAAATA; encoded by the coding sequence ATGCAGCTGATCGGTGCGGGACTGCCGAGGACGGCGACGCTGTCGCAGAAGATCGCCCTCGAGATGCTCGGGCTCAGGCCCTGCTACCACATGGTCGACGTGCTCGCTGACCTCGGCAGGGCGCGGCGGTGGACCGAGCTGCTCGAGGGCGGCGGAGGCTGGGACGAGGTCTTCGCCGGCTACGAGGCGACGGTCGACTGGCCGGGCGCCTTCTTCTACCGAGAGCTCATCGAGGTCTACCCGGACGCGAAGGTGCTCCTCAGCGTGCGCGACGGCGCCGCGTGGGAGCGCAGCATGCTCGACACCATCTGGGGCGTCCTCTACGGCGACAGCCTCATGCGCGACCTCTCGTCGGCGCGCGCCCGGGTGGACGCGGCCTGGCGCGACTACCTCGAGCTCATGGAGCGGATGTGGCAGAAGAGCGGGCTGCTCGGCTGCGAGGACGGTAGCGGCACCGGCTCGATGGCACGCGCCATGGAGCGCTACAACGCCGAGGTGCGCGCGAGCGTCCCGGCGGACCGGCTCCTCGTGTGGTCGGTGGCCGACGGCTGGGCCCCGCTTTGCGAGTTCCTCGAGGTCCCCGTGCCCGACTCCCCCTTCCCCCGGGTGAACGACAGCGCGGCCTTCGCCGACCGGATCATCGACTCGTCCCTCGCGCTCCTCTGCGACTGGCGACTCCCCGACGGGCGGGCCGCCGCTACGGCGTGA